The Brassica oleracea var. oleracea cultivar TO1000 chromosome C7, BOL, whole genome shotgun sequence sequence ACTTTTATGGGATGAGGCAAATGAGTATACAAAGAGTGTTTCTTTCCTACCATTGCAGCCAACCCTTTGGTTGTCAAGATGTAACGCGCATGAATAAGTCCATAAAGCATCTCAGCTGCTGACTCGATCAACTCATTCTGTTCCTCTGTAAACATCTCCCCTGTCACCGACCCAAATCCATATCAAACATTCAAGAGACATAATACTCTTTTATCCTTCTTAACACTAAAGTCAATGCAGATTATGTGCCTAGCTACAAAAGGAAACATATAACGTACCATGAGAAGACTCTACATCCAAAATGAGATCAAGAGCATACTCGTAGACTCGTAATAGGGAACAAGACTGCTGAGTCCACACAAGTTGAAGTGATCTTGGATGTAATCATCAGCAACTTCACAGAAGAACTCGTTTCCCCTTAAACTACAGAACCAAGATACCCACGAGGTGTCTGAACCACTGACATCAGATTCTTCTTCTTCTTCACTGTCTGTGTCTGATTCATCTACCACCAAACAAACATTTCATCAGTTAACTTGATGAGCGTTTTCGCAAAATGCATATGATTAGAAACTCACCGTCTGAAACGTTATTCTTGGAGAGAGAAGCAGAGCGCGAATCTCTGCTGTCATGCGGCTGCTTTCCCGTCAAGACGATTCCTTTTCCCTTGCCGTTAGCTTGACGGGAGGTTGACGGAGAAGGGCGTTCAAGAGCTTGGTTGTTGATTCGTTTACGATCCACAACCTCCTCGGATCTCGAACCTGCCGTTCCTCTCTCTCTGTACATGATTTCTAAAGTCCCTCTCTGTCTCCCTGACTTTTCTCGTTTTCTGATACAGGTACACCTTCACCGGCGATTCATGCCCGTGAGATCGAGGAACGAGGGCCGTACCTCGTTAAAATTGAGTTCTAGGAAGCTTTTTTTTGTTTTCTTTTCTTCTGTGTCGAATCTGGTTCTTGCGTTTTTTCTAGTGTTAGTCTGTTTCGTACAGAGAAGCTTTTGTATATTTTTTCTTTTCACCCTTGTATTTTTTTGGTTAAGTTTTAATTTTTTTTAGTTAAAAGAGAGGGAAAATGGGAAAATAGAGTTATAGCCTTATAGGATCCCGGAGACGAGGGAGGGAACTGGGAAGTGGAACGGTGAATCGGCAGCCAGTGAGAGAGATAGTGGAGACTGGCCACTTGGCCACATATATGTAGAGAAGTCATTTAATCTTCTGATTCCTCCCATCATCTCATTTCCAACCTATACCTAACCTCTGCTGCTCTTCTCTAATCCTCGAAACCAATGTTGCTTTTCTCTCCCCATCTAATCCAGGCCTAGCCATGTTCCTACCCAAATTAAATCCTACAATTTCCTCGCATACTCATGGTGTAGATACGGCTTTAGAGCATGATTATCCTTAGAACACATTAGTGTTTTTTAATCACTTGTTTAATAATAAATGTGTGTTAAGAATTT is a genomic window containing:
- the LOC106302244 gene encoding LOW QUALITY PROTEIN: casein kinase II subunit beta (The sequence of the model RefSeq protein was modified relative to this genomic sequence to represent the inferred CDS: deleted 2 bases in 1 codon), whose translation is MYRERGTAGSRSEEVVDRKRINNQALERPSPSTSRQANGKGKGIVLTGKQPHDSRDSRSASLSKNNVSDDESDTDSEEEEESDVSGSDTSWVSWFCSLRGNEFFCEVADDYIQDHFNLCGLSSLVPYYEYEYALDLILDVESSHGEMFTEEQNELIESAAEMLYGLIHARYILTTKGLAAMLDKYKNYDFGRCPRVYCCGQPCLPVGLSDLPRSSTVKIYCPKCQDIYYPRSKYQGNIDGAFFGTTFPHLFLMTYGHLKPPKATQNYVPRVFGFKLHKP